From the Oryza glaberrima chromosome 5, OglaRS2, whole genome shotgun sequence genome, one window contains:
- the LOC127774700 gene encoding benzyl alcohol O-benzoyltransferase-like, producing MHAYIYCSHRQSQCKQSKQQKSSRRDCPASVNMARTMSSVRRGAAELVAPARATPHEFKPLSDIDDQEGLRFYRSGLFLYRRRAAMDGVDPAAVLRAALSEALVHYYPLAGRIVEASPGRKLLVECTGEGAVFVAAESGVAMDELGEVTGPPVPRHEELLCAADGAYADGGVVGRPLLYFQVTRMRCGGFVWGLQICHCLADAAGVAQFMTAVGEFARGVPGAPTVKPVWARELLSARRPPLPRDVAAPRHPEYEAVPDAGRDKVSHSDALVHRPFFFGRREIAALRALAPPSLASRSSRFDLIAAFTWRCRANALQYDAADAVRVQFVVNARGGGRGRRSNAPPLLPDGYYGNAFAFAVAESPAGELRRRPFAHALRLVVDAKARAMEEGHLQSVADLMAARGRPRFAVARTYVVSDLTRSGLDGVDVGWGAPAYGGPATATLATFHVAGRRSGDGEEGVEVPIRLPAPAMERMVVEVARELGGVDAHTEACLAARL from the coding sequence ATGCACGCGTATATATATTGCTCACATCGCCAATCACAATGCAAGCAAAGCAAGCAGCAGAAGAGCTCACGAAGAGATTGTCCAGCTAGTGTGAACATGGCGAGGACGATGTCGTCGgtgcgccgcggcgcggcggagctggtggcgccggcgagggcgacgcCGCACGAGTTCAAGCCGCTGTCGGACATCGACGACCAGGAGGGCCTCCGGTTCTACCGCTCGGGCCTCTTCCTGtaccggcggcgcgccgccatggacggcgtcgaccccgccgccgtgctccgcgCCGCGCTCTCGGAGGCGCTCGTCCACTACTACCCGCTCGCCGGCCGCATCGTGGAGGCGAGCCCCGGGAGGAAGCTGCTCGTCGAGTGCACCGGCGAGGGCGCGGTGTTCGTCGCGGCGGAGTCCGGGGTGGCGATGGATGAGCTCGGGGAGGTGACCGGCCCGCCCGTGCCGCGCCACGAGGAGCTCCTgtgcgccgccgacggcgcgtacgccgacggcggcgtcgtggggCGGCCGCTGCTCTACTTCCAGGTCACGCGCATGCGGTGCGGCGGCTTCGTGTGGGGGCTCCAGATCTGCCActgcctcgccgacgccgccggcgtcgcgcagTTCATGACGGCGGTGGGGGAGTTCGCGCGCGGGGTGCCCGGCGCGCCGACGGTGAAGCCGGTGTGGGCGAGGGAGCTCCTCTccgcgcgccggccgcctctgccgcgcgacgtcgccgcgccacgccacccGGAGTACGAGGCGGTGCCGGACGCCGGCAGGGACAAGGTCTCCCACTCCGACGCGCTCGTCCACCGTCCCTTCTTCTTCGGCCGCCGCGAGATCGCCGCGCTGCGcgcgctcgcgccgccgtcgctggcctCCCGGAGCTCGCGGTTCGacctcatcgccgccttcacgtGGCGGTGCCGCGCCAACGCGCTCCAAtacgacgccgccgacgcggtgCGCGTCCAGTTCGTCGTGaacgcccgcggcggcggccgcgggcgccgcAGCAACGCCCCGCCGCTTCTCCCCGACGGCTACTACGGCAACGCGTtcgcgttcgccgtcgccgagtcGCCGGCGGGGGAGCTCCGCCGGCGCCCGTTCGCGCACGCGCTCCGCCTCGTGGTGGACGCCAAGGCGCGCGCCATGGAGGAGGGCCACCTCCAGTCGGTGGCCGACCTgatggcggcgcgcgggcggccgcGGTTCGCCGTGGCACGCACCTACGTGGTGTCGGACCTCACGCGGTCGGGGCTCGACGGCGTGGACGTCGGGTGGGGCGCGCCGGCGTACGGcgggccggcgacggcgacgctggcGACGTTCCACGTcgccgggaggaggagcggggacggcgaggagggcgtcGAGGTGCCTATTcggctgccggcgccggcgatggagaggatggtggtggaggtggcgagAGAGCTCGGTGGCGTCGATGCACATACTGAAGCGTGCTTAGCTGCAAGGCTCTAG